A window of Sulfurovum riftiae contains these coding sequences:
- the selD gene encoding selenide, water dikinase SelD, whose amino-acid sequence MNNEYRLTKFVQAAGUAAKMGPEDLKHTLCGLNTDNENLLVGFENSEDASVYQINDEQAMVQTLDFITPVVDDPYVYGKIAAANALSDVFAMGADVKTALNIVGFDKCNLPTEALGEILRGGNEKIKECGGVLMGGHTIESPEMYYGLSVTGLIHPEKIMQNNTARVGHVLILTKPLGTGILSTAIKRDLLNESSMEEAAKVMQLLNYMPSVIMREYDVSACTDVTGFGLLGHGLECMNDEISFHIDSASLPILPDAFKMAELGAVPGGSKRNMKHIEEKVLFKGDNVEDTKLILSDAQTSGGLLISMDEKDAKEYLKRIEDICYGYATIIGRIEPKGEKDIIVF is encoded by the coding sequence GTGAACAACGAATACAGATTGACCAAATTCGTTCAAGCTGCCGGTTGAGCTGCAAAGATGGGTCCGGAGGACCTCAAACATACCCTTTGCGGGCTGAATACCGATAACGAGAACCTTCTGGTAGGATTCGAGAACAGTGAAGATGCATCCGTGTATCAGATCAATGATGAACAGGCAATGGTGCAGACGCTGGACTTCATCACCCCTGTGGTGGATGACCCCTATGTCTACGGAAAGATCGCTGCAGCCAATGCGCTTTCGGATGTCTTTGCCATGGGTGCGGATGTCAAGACGGCACTGAATATTGTCGGTTTTGACAAGTGCAATCTTCCGACAGAAGCGCTGGGTGAGATACTGCGCGGTGGGAACGAGAAGATCAAGGAGTGCGGTGGCGTCCTGATGGGCGGCCATACGATCGAATCGCCGGAGATGTATTATGGTCTTTCGGTGACCGGGCTCATCCACCCAGAGAAGATCATGCAGAACAATACGGCCAGAGTGGGGCATGTTCTCATTCTGACCAAGCCTTTGGGAACAGGGATCCTTTCGACAGCGATCAAGAGGGATCTTCTGAATGAAAGCAGTATGGAAGAGGCGGCAAAGGTAATGCAGTTGTTGAACTATATGCCTTCAGTGATCATGCGTGAGTATGATGTGAGTGCCTGTACGGATGTGACAGGATTCGGCCTTTTGGGACATGGATTGGAGTGTATGAACGATGAGATCTCGTTTCATATCGACAGTGCTTCGCTGCCTATACTCCCCGATGCGTTCAAGATGGCGGAACTGGGTGCCGTACCGGGCGGCAGCAAACGCAATATGAAGCATATCGAAGAGAAGGTACTCTTCAAAGGTGATAACGTAGAGGATACCAAACTCATCCTCTCCGATGCCCAGACCTCCGGAGGACTGCTTATCTCGATGGATGAGAAGGATGCCAAAGAGTATCTTAAACGGATAGAAGATATCTGTTACGGTTATGCGACGATCATCGGTAGGATAGAGCCAAAAGGTGAGAAAGATATTATTGTCTTTTAA
- a CDS encoding phytoene desaturase family protein: MPNPKSIVIIGAGLGGLTSGALLAKDGYKVTLLEQHAIVGGCATTFQRKGGFTCEVGLHEMDGVYTNPQIKKIFDRLDIYDHVAFVKLDEFFSVTTKYGSFMMPDDVKLAKEKLIKKFLDEEKGIKKYFKLIGSIAKELESLSSASWYHYLLVPLFSPNILKYKNKTVTEVLDNIIKNDELKLILNANVQYYTDTPDTLSFLLHSVAQYSYYSGGGWFIKGGSQKLSDYLAKVIQDHDGEIITKANVIACDSKHVTYRKKKEETTLYADIIISNLSPEQSYKLFRKEYKETKEIANSLLTIYIGFRKNLKEVYGKRAYSNFIFDEIGSINEYNAMIKKDITDRGFVFVDYAQVDSGLTKDKGKSFGVVCMSDFIEEWQNLDEKTYKLKKQKLTDSVLSKLERYYPNIKELVEYVEVGTSKTVNRYIKTPKGTAYGFKPTPQQFFKIPKVRSKKIDNLFFVGQWVIAGGFSPSISSGKLCYDLISSK; the protein is encoded by the coding sequence ATGCCAAATCCTAAAAGCATAGTAATCATTGGTGCAGGCTTGGGTGGTCTTACCTCAGGAGCACTTCTAGCGAAAGATGGCTATAAAGTCACCTTGCTTGAACAACATGCAATCGTAGGTGGTTGTGCCACTACTTTTCAAAGAAAAGGTGGATTTACGTGTGAAGTGGGACTGCATGAAATGGATGGGGTGTACACCAATCCTCAAATAAAAAAAATCTTTGATCGACTTGATATTTATGATCATGTAGCATTTGTAAAACTTGATGAATTCTTTTCAGTCACCACCAAGTATGGAAGTTTTATGATGCCTGATGATGTAAAACTGGCAAAAGAAAAACTTATAAAAAAATTTCTTGACGAAGAAAAAGGGATAAAAAAATATTTTAAGCTTATTGGCAGTATCGCTAAAGAATTAGAGTCATTATCAAGTGCTTCTTGGTATCATTATCTGCTTGTTCCACTTTTTTCCCCCAATATTCTAAAATACAAAAACAAAACTGTGACAGAAGTACTTGACAATATCATTAAAAATGATGAGTTAAAACTTATACTCAATGCGAATGTACAGTATTATACCGACACGCCTGACACACTTAGCTTCTTGCTTCACAGCGTAGCACAGTATTCTTATTATAGCGGCGGTGGCTGGTTTATTAAAGGTGGGAGCCAGAAATTGAGTGATTATCTTGCCAAAGTCATCCAAGACCATGATGGAGAAATTATCACAAAAGCCAATGTTATAGCCTGTGATTCAAAACATGTCACTTATAGGAAGAAAAAAGAAGAAACAACCCTCTATGCTGATATCATCATCTCAAACCTATCTCCTGAACAAAGCTATAAACTGTTTCGAAAAGAGTATAAAGAGACAAAAGAGATAGCCAATTCCCTTTTGACAATTTACATTGGGTTTCGCAAAAATTTAAAAGAGGTTTACGGCAAAAGAGCCTATTCAAATTTCATATTTGATGAAATAGGCTCGATCAATGAGTATAATGCTATGATTAAGAAAGATATTACAGACAGAGGTTTTGTCTTTGTTGATTATGCGCAAGTGGATTCCGGTTTGACTAAAGATAAAGGTAAATCTTTTGGCGTTGTCTGTATGAGTGATTTTATAGAAGAGTGGCAAAATCTGGATGAAAAGACATACAAATTAAAAAAACAAAAACTCACAGATAGTGTCCTGTCAAAACTGGAGAGGTACTATCCAAATATCAAAGAATTGGTTGAATATGTTGAAGTGGGAACATCCAAAACAGTCAATCGATATATCAAAACCCCAAAGGGTACAGCCTATGGATTCAAACCAACACCTCAGCAGTTTTTCAAAATCCCAAAAGTAAGATCAAAAAAGATAGATAATTTATTTTTTGTAGGTCAATGGGTTATTGCAGGTGGTTTTAGTCCTTCTATTTCCAGTGGCAAGCTATGTTATGATTTGATTTCTAGTAAATAG
- the selA gene encoding L-seryl-tRNA(Sec) selenium transferase → MQNHTLLRSLPKVDKFIAHQDFKNLSKPVLLPILRDALETLRNDILTKKISEINDNKLRQNILKKYHKIMTPSLQKVINATGVIVHTNLGRSPINPESFDKAKVIATSYNNLEYDLEKGKRGERYSHISTMMKALLGCEDVLVVNNNAAAVFLVLNTFARRKEVIVSRGELVEIGGSFRIPEVMKHSGAKLVEVGATNKTHLHDYEEAITERTKLLMKVHKSNYAIEGFTAEVPFGEIHVLAEHHGLIDYYDLGSGHIVDLPYGLSAKEHTLQEIMEDDPSLMSFSGDKLFGSVQAGIIVGKKELIDKLKKNQLLRMLRVDKVTLSILAEDVKSMLMDEFDSIPTLKMLFESTKTLRNNAEELAEKLGKSIEYEIVETETVIGGGSTPNRKIPSVALAVNIGKLGPNTIEKRFREHNIIGRIENGTFLLDLRTINPNEFDTIKERVACLISS, encoded by the coding sequence ATGCAAAACCATACACTTCTGCGTTCACTGCCAAAAGTGGACAAATTCATAGCACATCAAGACTTCAAAAACCTTTCAAAACCGGTGCTGCTTCCAATCCTCAGAGATGCCCTTGAAACACTAAGAAATGATATATTGACAAAGAAAATATCCGAGATAAACGATAATAAACTTCGTCAAAACATTTTAAAAAAATACCATAAGATCATGACACCCTCCCTCCAAAAGGTCATCAATGCCACAGGTGTGATCGTACATACCAATCTGGGGCGCAGTCCTATCAACCCCGAAAGTTTCGACAAAGCCAAAGTGATCGCAACCTCCTACAACAACCTGGAGTACGATCTTGAAAAAGGAAAGAGGGGAGAACGCTACTCCCATATTTCTACAATGATGAAGGCACTGCTGGGCTGTGAAGACGTACTGGTGGTCAACAACAATGCTGCAGCGGTATTTCTGGTGCTCAATACCTTTGCCAGGCGCAAAGAGGTGATCGTCAGCCGTGGTGAGCTTGTGGAGATCGGCGGGAGTTTCCGTATTCCCGAAGTGATGAAGCACTCGGGAGCCAAACTGGTCGAGGTGGGAGCGACCAACAAGACCCATTTGCATGACTATGAAGAGGCCATCACTGAACGGACAAAGCTCCTGATGAAAGTACACAAGTCCAATTATGCCATCGAGGGATTTACAGCAGAAGTCCCCTTTGGAGAGATACATGTACTTGCAGAGCACCATGGCCTCATAGACTACTATGACCTTGGCAGCGGACATATCGTAGACCTGCCTTACGGACTCTCAGCAAAAGAACATACCCTGCAGGAGATAATGGAGGATGACCCTTCACTGATGAGCTTTTCGGGAGACAAGCTTTTCGGTTCAGTTCAGGCAGGCATCATTGTGGGGAAAAAGGAACTGATCGACAAACTCAAGAAGAACCAGCTCTTGCGTATGCTGCGTGTGGACAAGGTTACGCTCTCCATTCTGGCTGAAGATGTAAAGAGTATGCTGATGGATGAGTTTGACAGTATCCCGACACTGAAGATGCTTTTTGAAAGTACGAAAACCCTTCGGAACAATGCAGAGGAACTGGCTGAGAAACTTGGAAAGAGTATAGAGTACGAGATCGTTGAGACAGAAACGGTCATAGGGGGAGGTTCGACACCCAACAGGAAGATCCCTTCCGTTGCTCTTGCGGTCAATATAGGCAAACTTGGTCCCAATACCATTGAGAAGCGTTTCAGGGAGCATAACATTATCGGACGTATCGAGAATGGTACTTTCCTGCTGGATCTGCGTACCATCAACCCAAATGAGTTCGATACGATCAAAGAGCGGGTGGCATGTCTCATTTCATCGTAG